GGGTGATAAGTCCAGTGGGTGATAAGTCTAGTGGGTGATAAGTCCAGTGGGTGATAAGTCCAGTGGGTGATAAGTCTAGTGGGTGATAAGTCCAGTGGGTGATAAGTCCAGTGGGTGATAAGTCTAGTGGGTGATAAGTCCGGTGGGTGATAAGTCCAGTGGGTGATAAGTCCAGTGGGTGATAAGTCCAGTGGGTGATAAGTCTAGTGGGTGATAAGTCTAGTGGGTGATAAGTCCAGTGGGTGATAAGTCCAGTGGGTGATAAGTCCAGTGGGTGATAAGTCTAGTGGGTGATAAGTCCAGTGGGTGATAAGTCCAGTGGGTGATACGTCTAGTGGGTGATAAGTCCAGTGGGTGATAAGTCCAGTGGGTGATAAGTCCAGTGGGTGATAAGTCTAGTGGGTGATAAGTCTAGTGGGTGATAAGTCCAGTGGGTGATAAGTCCAGTGGGTGATAAGTCCAGTGGGTGATAAGTCTAGTGGGTGATAAGTCCAGTGGGTGATAAGTCCAGTGGGTGATAAGTCTAGTGGGTGATAAGTCCAGTGGGTGATAAGTCCAGTGGGTGATATGTCTAGTGGGTGATAAGTCCAGTGGGTGATAAGTCCAGTGGGTGATAAGTCCAGTGGGTGATAAGTCTAGTGGGTGATAAGTCCAGTGGGTGATAAGTCCAGTGGGTGATAAGTCCAGTGGGTGATAAGTCTAGTGGGTGATAAGTCAGTGGGTGGATAAGTCTAGTGGGTGATAAGTCCAGTGGGTGATAAGTCTAGTGGGTGATAAGTCCAGTGGGTGATAAGTCCAGTGGGTCTTGAGTGCTGAGAACAGAACTATAGGTCAAATCCTTAGCTTGGAAACAGACTGTCGGAcaaagagacagactgacagcgagacagacagacttaccaaTGTGCATGGCCGTCCACTGACCGTACCACCCTGTCTCCGTTCTGCGCCTGACACTGTAGAAAGCCCTGTGGAGATCTAGAACCACTGGAATAGAGAACGTGGCGAATCGCTCGTCAACCGTCTCCATGCCAATGAACTCTGACTTGCTGTAGAGGGAGAAGGTGATGGGCGGAGTCCCCTTGAGTGATTGACACGTGACGAAGGGCAAAGTAGGTCCCGCTCTTTCCTTCAGTACCAGGAAGAGGAAGTCTGGTTCAGACACCAGctctgaaagagaggagaggatggatggagagagtttTGAACAAGATATCATCTGAATACAGGGTTTGATTGAATACAACCCACTGACTTCACCAAAAATAATGTCAAAATGTGAATATGTGACAGACTTATGACAGAATCCATTTCAGCTGTCAGGAGCTTTGAAATACGCAGTGTGGAGTTTTCCTGACCGCTGGACCTACCCGGGAAAAACTCCTGCCCTAGACAAAGAGAGATAGGCAGTTTGGAGGAAAACAACTCCCTTCAGGGAAACAACTCTTTCCTAACAGAGAAAATACAATTTGGTAAGACTTAGATATGTGCATACTGGCTAGCATtttacattttagcagacactcttatccagagcaactaacaggagcaattaggattaagtgccttgctcaagggcacagacagatttttgaCCCAGTCGGCTCagagattcaaaccagcgacctttcggttactggcccaacactctaaccactaggctaccttacctgcctcctctacacgctaaccactaggctaccttacctgcctcctttacactctaaccagtaggttacctgcctcctctacactctaaccagtaggttacctgcctcctctacactctaaccactaggctacctgcctcctctacactctaaccactaggctacctgcctcctctacactctaaccactaggttacctgcctcctctacactctaaccactaggttacctgcctcctctacactctaaccactaggctacctgcctcctctacactctaaccactaggctacctgcctcctctacactctaaccactaggctacctgcctcctctacactctaaccactaggctacctgcctcctctacactctaaccactaggctacctgcctcctctacactctaaccactaggctacctgcctcctctacactctaaccactaggctacctgcctcctctacactctaaccactaggctacctgcctcctctacactctaaccactaggctacctgcctcctctacactctaaccactaggctacctgcctcctctcctctccactctaaccactaggctacctgcctcctctacactctaaccactaggctacctgcctcctctacactctaaccactaggctacctgcctcctctacactctaaccactaggctaccttacctgcctcctttacactctaaccactaggctacctgcctcctctacactctaaccactaggctacctctacactaggctacctcctcctctacactctaaccactaggctacctgcctcctctacactctaaccactaggctacctgcctcctctacactctaaccactaggctacctgcctcctctacactctaaccactaggctaccttacctgcctcctttacactctaaccactaggctacctgcctcctctacactctaaccactaggctaccttacctgcctcctttacactctaaccactaggctacctgcctcctctatactctaaccactaggctacctgcctcctttacactctaaccactaggctaccttacctgcctcctttacactctaaccactaggctacctgcctcctctacactctaaccactaggctacctgcctcctctacactctaaccactaggctaccttacctgcctcctttacactctaaccactaggctacctgcctcctctacactctaaccactaggttacctgcctcctctacactctaaccactaggctacctgcctcctttacactctaaccactaggctaccttacctgcctcctttacactctaaccactaggctacctgcctcctctacactctaaccactaggctacctgcctcctctccactctaaccactaggctacctgcctcctctacactcttaccactaggctacctgcctcctctacactcttaccactaggctacctgcctcctctacactctaaccactaggttacctgcctcctctacactcttaccactaggctacctgcctcctctccactctaaccactaggctacctgcctcctctacactctaaccactaggctacctgcctctatacTTAGGTAAACACATTCTGAAGGGAAATAAGAGGGCAGAATGTTTTGCGTCTGTGTTCTTCAATAAAAACATCAACTTTAGAAAGGgggtctttaacctgtctcctccccttcatctttaacctgtctcttccccttaatttttaacctgtctcctccccttcatctttaacctgactcctccccttcatctttaacctgactcctccccttcttctttaacctgtctcctccccttcatctttaacctgtctcctccccttcatctttaacctgtctcctccccttcatctttaacctgtctccttcccttcatctttaacctgtctcctccccttcatcttcaacctgtctcctccccttcatctttaacctgtctcctccccttcatcagggggtacttggcctacCCACAGGGGTACCTGGCCTACccacagggggtacttggcctacccacagggggtacttggcctacccacagggggtacttgagaagTCTGATGAGACCGCAGGCCtgctggtaaaatgcacatgaggggtACTACGGGCAGAGCAACATTCAGTTAGTGGTACAGTAACCAAGAAGGTTGAGAACCACTGCCATAAAGAATAATAGAGGACTCTTCtttgtatctgtcccattatgACATCTGTGAGAGCACgggcagcaccattgagagcatctccattttgaagtagtcaattttcttcCTCTACTAATTCTACgagttggtaaacaaactgaaatggtgcATACCGCCACCTAgagtgtgttgtttgaacagatgtaaagccaaggttggtgatttactgccacctgcagttatggaatgtttccTCACGAGcataattcattggctgatccctcctgatgaccaggatggaatcatgtgatccttccttaacccataggaagtcccacccaCTTGACTAATTCAAAATGGTGAAATCCCTCTATGTTGCTGCCCATGTTAAAAAGTTTTTTTGTGGCACTAgagccctctatctatctctatgagtACACCCTCGGTACAGATTTAGGAccagcttcccctcccccaagCCTTAAGCATTAGTGTggaaaatgcaaaactgactcaagatcagcatctaggggcaacttcaccctactccaTAATTATGTGATACaaatgacccctgacctctgacctttgaccttgATGACCTTGGCAGTGCTCCTGGAGGAGTAGACCTTGGTAAAGTTGAGTTGGTTGGTAGCAACACAGGCGTACTCCCCGCTGTCCTGGGGCACCATCCTGTAGTAGTGCATACAAATACAGATACTGTCAACAATATTTCCAGTGAGTGTTCACATATAAGAAGCTAAATAATCAAAAATTGACAAAGATCTATGTGACTGGAATGGTGTATTTGTCAATAAATATATCAGTTCTCTTCAGTTGTTTGCATATCCAATGCACCCCTGATCTAAGATGCATCTTCAGGTGGGCACAAATGAATCTCtaaaagacaaacacaagacagacagaccagacagaccggtaataacagaccatccacAATACAGTACCTGTAGATGAAGAGTTGTTCCCGTGTCTGATTGTGtaaaggagacagggggaggggcttcCCATCCACCAGCCACTGGTAGGAGACGTGGGTCCCTTTGGTGATGTTACAATGTAGGGACAGTGGCTTCCCTTCGTAGAACTCCACAGACCCTGATTGGACTACAACCTCTGCACCGTTGACTGGGTCTGTGGGAGAACACATACAACCATGCAGTAGAACCATTCGTAGCACCATAGAATCTGATAATGTTGTGTTCTAATTCTAGGAGGGCATTTTAGATCTGTGAAAACATTTTAGTTCTATTAAGACTTTGTAATTGTATAAAGACATTCAAATTCTATGAGTACATTTTAATTTATCTGAGGACATTCTAGTTCTATGAGTACATTCTAGTTCTATGAGTGCATTCTAGTTCTATGCGTACATTCTAGTTCTATGAGGACATTCTAGTTCTATGAGTGCATTCTAGTTCTATGCGTACATTCTAGTTCTATGAGGACATTCTAGTTCTATGAGTACATTTTAATTTATCTGAGGACATTCTAGTTCTATGAGTACCTTCTAGTTATAAGAGTACATTCTAGTTCTATGAGTACATTCTAGTTCTATGAGTACATTCTAGTTCTATGAGTACATTTTAGTTCTATGAGTACATTTTAGTTCTATGAGTACATTCTAGTTCTATGAGTACATTCTAGTTCTATGAGGAAATTGTAAacgcagcaaaaaaagaaatgtcctcactgtcaactgcgtttattttcagcaaactaaacgtgtaaatatttgtatgaacataaggttcaacaactgagacataaactgaacaagttccacagacatgtgactaacagaaatggaataatgtgtccctgaacaaaggggggaatCAAACTCAAAAGTAActgtcggtatctggtgtggccaccagctgcattaagtactgcagtgcatctcctcctcatgggctgcaccagattttccaggtcttgctttgagatgttaccccactcttccaccaaggcacctgcaagttcccggacatttctgggggaatggccctagccctcaccctccgatccaacaggtcccagaggtgctcaatgggattgagatccgggctcttcgctggccatggcagaacactgacattcctgtcttgcaggaaatcatgcacagaacgagcagtatggctggtggcattgtcatgctggagggtcatgtcaggatgagcctgcaggaagggtaccacatgagggaggaggatgtcttctctgaaacacacagcgttgagattgcatgcaatgacaacaagctcagttcgatgatgctgtgacacaccgccccagaccatgacggacccctCACCTTCAAATCGATCCcaatccagagtacaggcctcggtgtaacgctcattccttcgacaataaacacgaatccgacgaTCGCCCCTGGGGAGACAAAACCGCgtctcgtcagtgaagagcactttttgccagtcctgtctggtccagcgacggtgggtttgtgcccataggcgatgttgttgccggtgatgtctggtgaggacctgccttacaacaggcctacaagccctcagtccagcctctctcagcctattgaggacagtctgtggtctagagttgttttccctctcgttgcacatgtgacatactGGCAGAAATGATGTAAAAGGGATTTAAGTTTGTCtgttaaagtccccggccactaggagcgccacttctggatgagcattttcttctttccTTAAagacttatacagctggttgagtggacttatacagctggttgagtggacttatacagctggttgagtggacttatacagctggttgagtggacttatacagctggttgagtggacttatacagctcgctgagtggacttatacagctcgctgagtggacttatacagctcgttatgtggacttatacagctggttgagtggacttatacagctcgttatgtggacttatacagctggttgagtggacttatacagctcgttatgtggacttatacagctggttgagtggacttatacagctggttgagtggacttatacagctggttgagtggacttatacagctggttgagtggacttatacagctggttgagtggacttatacagctcgctgagtggacttatacagctggttgagtggacttatacagctcgctgagtggacttatacagctcgctgagtggccttatacagctcgctgagtggccttatacagctcgctgagtggacttatacagctcGCTGAGTGGACTTATACATCTCGCtgagtggacttatacagctcGCTGAGTGGACTTATACATCTCGCtgagtggacttatacagctcgctgagtggacttatacagctcgctgagtggacttatacagctcgttgagtggacttatacagctcgttatgtggacttatacagctcgttatgtggacttatacagctcgttatgtggacttatacagctcgttgagtggacttatacagctcgttgagtggacttatacagctcgttgagtggacttatacagctcgttgagtggacttatacagctcgttatgtggacttatacagctcgttgagtggacttatacagctcgctgagtggacttatacagctcgctgagtggacttatacagctggttgagtggactTATATAACTGGTtgagtggacttatacagctcgttgagttcggtcttagtgccagcgtcagtttgtggtggtaaatagacgtcTACGAAAaatatagctgaaaactctcttggtagatggtGTGGTATCATGTGGTACTCTACTTCAGCAATACATTGAGGTTACCTTAACATTAGACATCGCGccccagctgttattgacaaacagacacacacccccaccgctcgtcttaccagatgtagctgttctgtcctgccgacgCGCAGAAAACCAAGACAACTGTATCTTATCCGTGTCGTCATTCttagtgaaacataagatattacagtttttaatgtcccattggtaggatggTCTCAAACGGAGCTtttccagtttattctccagtgattgcccGTTGGCTAATAGAACAGATGGTAGAGGCGGGTCACCAACAAATTCTCACAAGGATCTGATCGGACCCTGATCTCCGCCCCCTGTATTTCCTTATTTTCTTCATGCGAATGAAGGGGATTTGAGCCTTGTCTGGGAGAAACATTATATCTTTCGCttcagactcattaaagaaaatcatctttgtccagtttgaggtCACTGCTCTTATTTTCCAGgagctattttcggtcataagagacagtagcatcaacattatgtacaaaataagttacaaacaatgcgaaaaacaCACAactggttaggagcccgtaaaatggcagccatccctCTGGCGCCATTCTTCCAGGACAAAACAGACGTAATACAGGGCCTACGACTCACCGACTACTCTGAGGTGGTGTCTTTGACTGACAGTGGGGTGTATTACTGTGTTGTTCTGGACGCTGGCTACACACACCATGTAGCCCTCGTAGGAAGCAGTGATGAACAGAGGGAAATTGGCCATCTCACCAGACAGAGCAGTGTAGAAGCCCAAGGCCTTGGACCGGTCACCTTCCCTGAGGACAGATTACAGTAATGGATTGGATTCATAACAGtggtaaaatgtatattttattgtGTTGTTTACATGGCATTATATTGACAGGGCTCTGTAGAAACTTAAAGCTGCAATTTGTAACTTTTTGAGGGCGACCCAACCAAatgcacatagaaatgtgagttatagatctgcaATCCTCATTAAAAGCCAGTCtcagaagcggtagatctgttctatgtgtgctatttctatgcttcccgttcttaagttttgtttttgcatcttttactttcaattttgtacaccagcttcaaacagcaaATATACAGAAATATATTTCATAGCGGTTTagggtacaatgattctctacgctacacatgcttgttttgtcacataaactgaaattaggcaaactattcgaATCTTAacaaccaggaaatggaggaGCCATTTCTGCATTGTGCATCTTTAAGGTCTTGTCTAATGTGAGATTCAAATTGACCCCTAGAACCCTACTCCCTAGGCACTGCATTGGATTGATTAGCCTACTTGCCTACTGATATATTCATAACACCTCCTTTCAGATCTACAGTACTTAGCGGCTTGAGGTAGATATTGTAGCAATCTTAACCAAACACTTAGCAAGCTGGTCAAGAGGTTCGGAAAAGGATCTTTTGGCGTAACAACTAAGGTTTTGGGTTGACAGTCGTTTGAGTCTCGGTCAGGGCTTCCCCCTGAATTCCCTACATTACAGCAACACCCACCTGAATAGCTGGTAGAGGATGGACTCCTCTTTAGGGTAATGCAGAACTTCACACTGGAATTCTTCTACAGTCTTCTCTAGCACTGTTGAGGGGCCGTACAGCAACGGTCTGCCTAGGACCGAGGCTCCTGGGACCGAGGCTCCTTGGACTGGGAGAACAGGGGGTACacaacacagtcagacacactcagaaacacacacacacacacacacacacacacacacacacacacacacacacacacacacacacacacacacacacacacacacacacacacacacacacagacacagacacacacacagacacacacacacacaccttagacaATGGCACAAAACTTACTTGTCTCCTGGCAGAAGGTGTAGAAACCttcagagaagaagaaaaaaaaagactgTTGGTGTTGTATAAAAGAATCATCTTCTCTCCAGAATAACAGCTACAGCAGGACTCACCCAGGACTCACCCAGGACTCACCCAGGACTCACCCAGGACTCACCCAGGACTCACCCAGTAAAACTACTACTGTTGTTCTGAGAGTCGTCATCTTCTCTCCAGAATAACAGCTACAGCAGGACTCACCCAGGACTCACCCAGTAAAACTACTACTGTTGTTTTGAGAGTCGTCATCTTCTCTCCAGAATAACAGCTACAGCAGGACTCACCCAGGACTCACCCAGGACTCACCCAGGACTCACCCAGTAAAACTACTACTGTTGTTCTGAGAGTCGTCATCTTCTCTCCAGAATAACAACTACAGCAGGACTCACCCAGGACTCACCCAGGACTCACCCAGGACTCACCCAGTAAAACTACTACTGTTGTTTTGAGAGTCGtcatcttctctccttcctccgtATCCACAAAACCCAATTTGACTGGAAGTTTGTTTTTGACTGAAGAAGCAGATATGGACttgcatccgtgtgtgtgtgtaaaggtttGAATGTGTTCacatttgttgtgtgtgtgtgtgtgtgtgtgtgtactgcagatAGTGGTTGGAGGGGTTAGTGGTTATGGAGGGTGGTGAGAGTGAATGaatggtggagacagagagagcgagagagagcaggatgTGGGGGCCGATAAAAATAACAGAAAGAAAGGTTAGGACCTAGTAACCTACACGCCCCactacccactacacacacacacacacacacacacacacacacacacacacacacacacacacacacacacacacacacacacacacacacacacacacacacacacacacaccagacacacactgcagacacacccagcagacacacacacacaccagacacacacacacacacaccacacacacacacacacacacacatgtgcacagaACTGATAGTACTATACACCGTCCCCCTCCCTTATACCCCCTCTCTCCAACAGCAGATCCACAAGAACACAACATGCTTCAAATGTCGCAACTTTATTAACACACGAGATGTAGCATTACATTTTGTATTGTTTCAGTATTGATAACAATTCTTCCATTAAAAGTCATAAAACATTTGAAAAGACGATTTACAGTCTTAATTTTCTTCACTTTGGTGCAATTTGTTTCACTTTggtatgtggtacattttcacaactcttagACTCTAAACAGATCATCAAAATGTCACGTGGTCAAAACTCtaagcacattttcaattgactgagtACTACAAACTTAGCTTACCTATATAGTTTCATAACTGCTGAACCAAAATGGAGTAGTGCTTAGCTTACCTATATAGTTTCATAACTACTGAACCAAAATGGAGTAGTGCTTAGTTTACCTATATAGTTTCATAACTGCTGAACCAAAATGGAGTAGTGCTTAGTTTACCTATATAGTTTCATAACTGCTGAACCAAAATGGAGTAGTGCTTAGCTTACCTATATAGTTTCAACTGCCGAACACTGTAAAATGAATGTACATAAATTTATCAATTGTCATCAATTTATGTTGgaatttaaaatcaaatactatATGTATGTGTCTGTAAATACTACATCATCATTCTCCATCAGCCAGGGTGCTTCAATTGGACAACGTGGAGAGTCACTGGAAGTGCTTCCATTCAGAATTACACTGTGCTGTACAATGCACTGCTGAAATACCTGGGTTGTACATTACAATATATACCTGGGTTGTACATTACAATATATACCTGGGTTGTACATTACAATATATACCTGGGTTGTACATTACAATATATACCTGGGTTGTACATTACAATATATACCTGGGTTGTACATTACAATATATACCTGGGTTGTACATTACAATATATACCTGGGTTGTACATTACAATATATACCTGGGTTGTACATTACAATATATACCTGGGTTGTACATTACAATATATACCTGGGTTGTATATTACAATATATACCTGGGTTGTACATTACAATATATACCTGGGTTGTATATTACAATATATACCTGGGTTGTATATTACAATATATACCTGGGTTGTATATTACAATATATACCTGGGTTGTACATTACAATATATACCTGGGTTGTACATTACAATATATACCTGGGTTGTACATTACAATATATACCTGGGTTGTACATTACAATATATACCTGGGTTGTACATTACAATATATACCTAGGTTGTACATTACAATATATACCTGGGTTGTATATTACAATATATACCTGGGTTGTACATTACAATATATACCTGGGTTGTACATTACAATATATACCTGGGTTGTACATTACAATATATACCTGGGTTGTATATTACAATATATACCTGGGTTGTATATTACAATATATACCTGGGTTGTACATTACAATATATACCTGGGTTGCATATTACAATATATTTATACCTGGGTTGTATATTACAATATGTTTATACCTGGGTTGTATATTACAATATGTTTATACCTGGGTTGTATATTACAATATATTTATACCTGGGTTGTATATTACAATATGTTTATACCTGGGTT
This window of the Oncorhynchus masou masou isolate Uvic2021 unplaced genomic scaffold, UVic_Omas_1.1 unplaced_scaffold_3605, whole genome shotgun sequence genome carries:
- the LOC135534577 gene encoding Fc receptor-like protein 3; its protein translation is MTTLKTTVVVLLGFYTFCQETIQGASVPGASVLGRPLLYGPSTVLEKTVEEFQCEVLHYPKEESILYQLFREGDRSKALGFYTALSGEMANFPLFITASYEGYMVCVASVQNNTVIHPTVSQRHHLRVVDPVNGAEVVVQSGSVEFYEGKPLSLHCNITKGTHVSYQWLVDGKPLPLSPLHNQTREQLFIYRMVPQDSGEYACVATNQLNFTKVYSSRSTAKVIKVKELVSEPDFLFLVLKERAGPTLPFVTCQSLKGTPPITFSLYSKSEFIGMETVDERFATFSIPVVLDLHRAFYSVRRRTETGWYGQWTAMHI